A genome region from Myroides fluvii includes the following:
- a CDS encoding type II toxin-antitoxin system HigB family toxin: protein MRVIAMKTLRVFWTKHADSEQQLKAWYQEAEKATWKNSNEIKAEYPSASILDDNRICFNIKGNHYRLIVKINFGHQMMWIRFIGTHAEYDKINANTI from the coding sequence TTGAGAGTAATAGCGATGAAAACGTTACGTGTGTTTTGGACAAAACATGCAGACAGTGAGCAACAATTAAAGGCTTGGTATCAAGAGGCAGAAAAAGCAACTTGGAAAAATAGTAATGAAATAAAGGCCGAATATCCAAGCGCAAGTATATTAGACGATAATAGAATATGTTTTAATATTAAAGGAAATCATTACCGATTAATTGTCAAGATAAACTTTGGGCATCAAATGATGTGGATTCGCTTTATAGGGACCCACGCAGAATATGATAAAATTAATGCTAATACCATTTAA
- a CDS encoding helix-turn-helix domain-containing protein, whose product MKLKPIKSEQDYEAALERLELIFDALPGTEDSDELEILGMLIEKYEKEHFPMDLPDPIEAIKFRMEQMGYTQNDLAEMIGLKSRASEILNRKRKLSLDMIRTLTKKLHIPSEVLIQAY is encoded by the coding sequence ATGAAATTGAAACCTATAAAATCAGAACAAGATTACGAAGCAGCTTTAGAAAGACTAGAGTTGATTTTTGATGCACTTCCAGGAACAGAGGATAGTGATGAATTGGAGATTTTGGGAATGTTGATTGAAAAATATGAAAAAGAACATTTTCCTATGGATCTACCAGATCCTATTGAAGCAATTAAATTTAGAATGGAGCAAATGGGCTACACACAAAATGATTTAGCGGAAATGATCGGATTAAAAAGTCGAGCAAGTGAAATTTTAAATAGAAAGCGAAAATTATCATTAGATATGATACGCACCTTAACCAAAAAATTGCATATTCCTTCAGAAGTTTTAATTCAAGCCTATTAA
- a CDS encoding JAB domain-containing protein, translating to MYLFGRILLNSNWLVASEIELIYKSKVKASERPRIESSYSAFEIALKAWDENKIELLEQFKVLMLSNNNRVLGILEISSGGIAGTVVDLRLVNKNAFRGVFTD from the coding sequence ATGTACTTGTTCGGGCGGATACTTTTAAACAGCAATTGGTTAGTGGCATCAGAGATAGAACTAATCTACAAGTCAAAAGTTAAAGCATCTGAAAGACCAAGAATTGAATCTTCTTACTCCGCTTTTGAAATAGCTTTAAAAGCTTGGGATGAAAATAAGATTGAACTTTTAGAACAATTTAAAGTACTTATGCTTTCAAACAATAATAGAGTACTTGGCATACTTGAAATATCATCAGGTGGTATTGCTGGAACAGTAGTAGATCTTAGATTGGTAAATAAAAACGCCTTTCGAGGCGTTTTTACTGACTAA
- a CDS encoding DUF6896 domain-containing protein, with translation MLESTEKVLYVDNLDEIPSDSFIANLSRNINLIIAFSANVEPERQRVGEDLKLKFPHHAVGIYRNEPKIGIQKLITDEEIDSNQTVLEQYALDYRELATNLIYGLAEQLNIDLKNEIPYVAFLNYWQAKGQSGRYKEWTFFFHGLHCHFYNTKTKQEIEVPIAFGLEFGALDPYFFSTYIKSTPQYQPLPVDIYDDYSDGRRIIERLTTKGVFEKINATLPSYFGTVPTNRTNKVAVETVEHMIDLLKPKPKFSLLKFLKFKR, from the coding sequence ATGTTAGAATCAACTGAAAAAGTACTGTACGTTGACAATTTAGATGAAATTCCATCGGATTCCTTTATTGCAAACTTATCGCGTAATATAAACCTCATTATAGCGTTTTCTGCCAATGTCGAACCTGAAAGACAAAGAGTAGGAGAAGACCTCAAATTAAAGTTTCCACATCATGCTGTGGGGATATATAGGAATGAACCAAAAATTGGTATTCAAAAATTGATAACGGATGAGGAGATCGACTCGAATCAAACTGTATTAGAACAATATGCTTTAGATTATCGAGAACTGGCAACAAACTTGATTTATGGATTAGCGGAACAGTTGAACATCGATTTAAAAAATGAGATACCCTACGTTGCTTTTCTTAACTATTGGCAAGCAAAGGGGCAAAGTGGAAGGTATAAGGAATGGACGTTTTTTTTTCATGGCTTGCACTGTCATTTTTACAACACTAAAACCAAGCAAGAGATTGAAGTTCCAATCGCCTTCGGATTGGAATTTGGAGCTTTAGATCCCTATTTCTTCTCTACCTACATAAAATCCACACCACAATATCAACCGTTACCCGTTGATATTTATGATGATTATTCAGATGGACGGAGAATAATTGAACGGTTAACCACAAAGGGTGTTTTTGAAAAAATCAATGCTACTTTACCTAGCTATTTTGGCACGGTTCCCACGAATAGAACAAACAAAGTAGCGGTTGAAACCGTTGAACATATGATAGACCTACTTAAACCCAAACCAAAATTTAGCTTGCTTAAGTTTCTAAAGTTCAAAAGGTAA
- a CDS encoding metallophosphoesterase, with amino-acid sequence MKIQLISDLHLEFGSGTPLSFDKTDLVIFAGDTHLGSKGIEWIKKYIPNKKVLYLLGNHEYYKGTSTNVLDSRSYSHTV; translated from the coding sequence ATGAAAATACAACTAATTAGCGACTTACACTTAGAATTTGGCAGTGGTACTCCTTTGTCTTTTGACAAGACTGATCTGGTTATATTCGCTGGAGATACCCATTTGGGTAGTAAGGGAATCGAATGGATTAAAAAGTACATACCCAATAAAAAAGTACTTTATCTATTGGGCAATCACGAGTATTACAAGGGAACATCAACCAACGTATTGGATTCACGGTCATATTCACACACCGTGTAA
- a CDS encoding PH domain-containing protein, with protein MKIGADALGVSKKDAIKIVSLVIVTYILLGVLLDWLFDRSLVAWYYYLVKGVLFGVFFSLVFYFFIKKMTKGILLKLDLPLEEGEVLEAYGVANLFLKGQAIGGKLGITQDYLLFHSHKFNFTKKTVRIAFADIQTIQPCRTMGVIDNGVKVKLADQTCRFVVNDRAKWMELLQMKLK; from the coding sequence ATGAAAATTGGAGCAGATGCTTTGGGAGTAAGCAAAAAAGACGCAATCAAGATTGTAAGCTTAGTTATTGTAACTTATATTCTTTTGGGGGTACTACTGGATTGGCTATTTGATCGTAGCTTAGTTGCATGGTATTACTATTTGGTGAAAGGCGTGCTCTTTGGTGTATTTTTCTCCTTGGTGTTTTACTTCTTTATCAAGAAGATGACCAAGGGAATTTTACTTAAATTAGATTTACCCTTAGAAGAAGGTGAAGTTTTGGAAGCTTATGGCGTGGCCAATTTGTTTTTAAAAGGACAGGCCATTGGTGGAAAACTTGGGATAACCCAAGACTATTTACTCTTTCATTCACACAAGTTTAATTTTACAAAAAAAACGGTACGCATTGCCTTTGCCGATATACAAACCATCCAACCGTGTAGAACCATGGGGGTGATCGATAACGGGGTAAAGGTAAAATTAGCGGATCAAACCTGTCGTTTTGTGGTGAACGATCGAGCAAAATGGATGGAATTGTTGCAGATGAAACTGAAGTAA
- a CDS encoding acyl-CoA dehydrogenase family protein, translating to MHAVIEHIEFNTYIAEFKKRLKYLFREKYNYNDMGLTRDFPAELMEEIMEEKPLAVAIPTMYGGRGVQVKECLQILAAASYESLPLSLMFGINIALFLEPLAKYGQPAVQQRVFHQFMENKAMGGLMITEKAHGSDALNMKTAFEHKEGMFHIKGQKHWQGLSGAADFWLVTARESKPNGELSRDIDFFVSENNRVEQHIPMTHRYNNLGLYAIPYGINEIDIAVPSEQKLVTESTGIKLMLDTLHRSRLQFPGMGLGFIQRLLDESLAHCQERQVGGVPLLSIDSVKNQIAKIQAAYTLCSGMCIFSVATSGIENDLASMSIEANILKAVVTDLMQESAQISLQLAGANGYRLDHIAGRSLVDCRPFQIFEGSNEMLYTQIAEGIVKLMRKAKETNLYRFLQGYERTNLSVDLFQTYFDFTVDSTVKQRNMLLIGKMLSRVISFQFVLQMDDFNPQLVEITRQQVEVDLAAFYGQFKTQNDVDPILDYQVNSDWTRF from the coding sequence ATGCATGCAGTAATAGAACACATCGAATTTAATACCTATATCGCAGAATTCAAGAAGCGATTGAAGTATTTGTTTCGCGAAAAATACAATTATAATGATATGGGGTTAACCCGTGATTTTCCGGCTGAATTAATGGAGGAAATCATGGAGGAAAAACCATTAGCAGTAGCTATTCCGACCATGTACGGCGGGCGAGGAGTACAAGTAAAAGAGTGCTTGCAAATACTTGCGGCTGCTTCGTATGAGTCGTTGCCCTTGTCGTTGATGTTTGGGATTAACATTGCGCTTTTTTTGGAACCTCTAGCAAAGTACGGGCAACCAGCGGTACAGCAACGCGTATTTCACCAGTTTATGGAAAATAAAGCTATGGGCGGCTTGATGATTACGGAAAAAGCCCATGGGAGTGATGCCTTGAATATGAAAACAGCCTTTGAGCACAAAGAGGGAATGTTTCACATTAAAGGACAAAAACACTGGCAAGGGTTGAGTGGTGCGGCTGACTTTTGGTTAGTAACTGCAAGAGAGAGCAAACCCAATGGCGAATTATCTCGAGATATTGACTTTTTTGTTTCTGAAAACAACAGAGTGGAACAACATATTCCCATGACTCACCGCTACAATAACCTAGGGCTGTATGCGATTCCGTATGGTATTAACGAAATTGATATTGCCGTTCCTTCAGAACAAAAATTAGTAACGGAAAGCACGGGAATTAAATTAATGCTCGATACGCTACACCGCAGTAGATTGCAATTCCCAGGAATGGGGTTGGGCTTTATTCAAAGGCTGTTAGACGAATCATTGGCGCATTGTCAAGAAAGACAAGTAGGAGGAGTTCCACTATTGAGTATTGATTCAGTGAAAAATCAAATTGCCAAGATTCAAGCGGCTTATACGCTGTGTTCAGGGATGTGTATTTTCAGTGTAGCAACCAGTGGCATTGAGAACGACTTGGCTTCGATGAGTATTGAGGCTAATATACTCAAAGCGGTTGTGACGGATTTAATGCAAGAATCGGCTCAAATTAGCTTGCAATTAGCAGGTGCGAATGGGTATCGCTTGGACCATATTGCAGGGCGATCTCTAGTTGATTGTAGACCCTTCCAAATTTTTGAGGGATCCAATGAGATGTTGTATACGCAAATTGCGGAAGGAATTGTAAAGCTGATGCGAAAGGCGAAGGAAACCAATCTATATCGCTTTTTACAAGGATATGAACGCACGAATCTAAGTGTGGATTTATTTCAAACCTATTTCGATTTTACGGTGGATAGTACCGTAAAACAACGCAATATGTTGCTTATTGGCAAGATGCTTTCTCGTGTTATTAGCTTTCAATTTGTGTTGCAAATGGACGACTTTAATCCCCAACTGGTAGAAATTACCCGTCAACAGGTTGAGGTGGATTTAGCCGCTTTTTACGGACAATTTAAAACCCAAAATGACGTAGATCCTATCTTGGATTATCAAGTAAATTCAGATTGGACGCGTTTTTAA
- a CDS encoding helix-turn-helix domain-containing protein — MIDNQINADEFVSKFMDMGRNHLIYIRTPIKIFSLKDIAPYLKIPIPPIFFGYNLLIHLTKGYFTQRIDSTVFTVEAPAVLLCNYGYISAIESVDKSAEGYCVLIKEHAMTSMFRETQILNIFTISPLLNLNAENSAALSSLLDLLYSEIHSDKPYKELYESLFKTIALKVIKLSDSTTSIERKQEIAIAFKQLVHLHFSKHKTVDFYADQLKVSINYLNRCVSAVYQKSSKQLILEIAIIHSQLLLLETNKSVATIAYELDFVDPSYFARLFKKHVGITPSAYRKI, encoded by the coding sequence ATGATAGACAATCAAATTAATGCAGATGAGTTTGTTTCCAAGTTCATGGACATGGGTAGGAATCATTTGATCTATATTCGTACTCCAATTAAAATTTTTTCCCTTAAGGATATCGCACCTTACCTCAAAATTCCAATTCCGCCTATTTTCTTTGGGTACAATTTATTGATTCACCTGACGAAAGGCTATTTTACCCAACGAATTGATTCAACCGTTTTTACGGTAGAAGCACCTGCGGTATTGCTGTGTAACTATGGTTATATTTCCGCCATTGAGTCTGTGGATAAATCGGCAGAAGGGTATTGTGTGCTGATTAAAGAACACGCCATGACCTCCATGTTTCGCGAAACGCAGATTTTGAATATTTTCACCATCTCTCCTTTACTCAACCTCAATGCGGAAAACAGTGCGGCACTTAGTAGTCTGCTTGATTTACTGTATAGTGAAATTCACAGCGATAAACCCTATAAAGAGCTGTATGAAAGCTTGTTCAAAACCATTGCATTGAAGGTGATTAAGCTGTCAGACTCGACAACATCCATCGAACGCAAGCAAGAGATTGCCATTGCGTTCAAACAACTCGTGCATTTGCACTTTAGCAAGCACAAGACCGTCGATTTTTATGCCGATCAGCTCAAAGTGTCAATTAATTACTTGAATCGCTGTGTTTCTGCTGTATATCAAAAATCATCCAAGCAACTGATCTTGGAAATCGCCATTATTCACAGCCAACTTTTACTGCTGGAAACTAATAAGAGTGTTGCAACCATTGCCTATGAACTCGATTTTGTCGATCCGTCTTATTTTGCTCGACTTTTTAAAAAACACGTGGGCATTACGCCTTCAGCATACCGAAAGATATAG
- a CDS encoding GNAT family N-acetyltransferase, which translates to MKTHTLETVRLTLNQPHLDDIPRLVEIMKNPVYNKNTTNIPFPYTKENGAFWVNLALDGLVQGDKYIFAIRLKGSPSIIGGIGLGIDKTNNKAEMGYWLDEHYWNKGMGSEAAKALVAFGFDTLQLHKIVATHFTYNKASGRIMQKIGMQQEEVLKAQVLKNGTYLDLVVYAIVKE; encoded by the coding sequence ATGAAAACACACACCTTAGAAACAGTCAGGTTAACACTTAATCAGCCTCATCTAGACGATATACCACGTCTTGTAGAGATTATGAAAAACCCGGTATACAACAAGAATACAACCAATATTCCTTTTCCATATACCAAAGAGAATGGAGCGTTTTGGGTTAACTTGGCGTTAGACGGATTAGTACAAGGAGACAAATACATCTTTGCCATTCGACTAAAGGGTAGTCCTAGTATTATAGGAGGTATAGGCTTGGGAATAGATAAAACCAACAATAAAGCAGAAATGGGCTATTGGCTGGATGAACACTATTGGAATAAAGGAATGGGAAGTGAGGCGGCTAAAGCTTTAGTAGCATTTGGTTTTGATACCTTGCAATTACACAAAATAGTAGCCACTCACTTTACCTATAACAAAGCCTCAGGGCGCATCATGCAAAAGATAGGAATGCAACAAGAGGAAGTGTTAAAAGCACAGGTACTCAAGAACGGTACCTATTTGGATCTTGTAGTATACGCCATTGTAAAGGAATAA
- a CDS encoding DUF4112 domain-containing protein, translated as MESRRVSVAKEGLSNTNYKEDIAISKSIEQEIRRQKMKTDARLRIEESQSYRSLRTIATVMDKYFIDPILGLFPGIGDALSSCLSFPFIYVSLFKIGSIPLTLAVIYNILKDTLLGMIPFWIGDIIDVFNRSYLQNLRLIVGFVEDDQEIIKEVNRKAIKSFIGIAILCFLIYLMIKIVASIISWFSELFS; from the coding sequence ATGGAAAGTAGAAGAGTAAGTGTTGCAAAAGAAGGATTAAGCAATACAAATTATAAAGAAGATATAGCAATTAGTAAATCTATTGAACAGGAAATAAGAAGACAGAAGATGAAAACTGATGCAAGATTAAGAATAGAAGAGTCTCAATCTTATCGTTCCTTAAGAACAATTGCAACGGTGATGGATAAATATTTTATTGATCCAATATTAGGTTTATTTCCGGGTATTGGAGATGCGTTAAGTTCCTGTTTATCTTTTCCATTTATATATGTTAGTTTGTTTAAAATAGGATCTATACCACTTACTTTAGCTGTGATATATAATATCTTAAAAGATACTCTTTTGGGGATGATTCCCTTTTGGATTGGAGATATAATAGATGTTTTTAATCGAAGCTATTTGCAAAATTTACGTCTCATCGTAGGTTTTGTGGAGGATGATCAAGAAATTATTAAAGAAGTAAATAGAAAAGCCATTAAGTCTTTCATAGGTATTGCTATCCTATGTTTTTTAATTTATTTAATGATCAAAATTGTAGCTTCAATTATTAGCTGGTTTTCGGAATTGTTTTCATAA
- a CDS encoding DUF6140 family protein, producing MPRYVATVIRTFTNEQVYLEKGMRVEFVSFSPPWMDNGKVVQQAFMRVYGIDFSKGGGCSPAFIEVVEIKYP from the coding sequence ATGCCTAGATATGTAGCAACGGTTATCCGAACTTTTACCAACGAACAAGTTTACCTGGAAAAGGGGATGCGCGTGGAGTTTGTTTCCTTTTCTCCGCCTTGGATGGACAATGGAAAAGTAGTGCAACAAGCTTTTATGCGAGTATATGGTATTGACTTCTCAAAAGGGGGCGGATGCAGTCCTGCTTTTATTGAGGTGGTGGAGATAAAGTATCCTTAA
- a CDS encoding SLOG family protein translates to MKLAIIGSRSFEDYPLAAIHIQEVIEKENLKLTHIVSGGAKGADQLGARFALAYHLELIVFKPDWKRYGKRAGFIRNTEIVAHADCILAFWDGQSKGTKDSIDKATGAGKKVIVVYV, encoded by the coding sequence ATGAAATTAGCCATTATTGGAAGTCGCAGTTTTGAGGATTATCCACTTGCTGCGATTCACATTCAAGAAGTTATTGAAAAGGAAAATTTAAAACTCACCCATATTGTATCAGGGGGTGCAAAGGGGGCGGATCAATTGGGTGCTCGTTTTGCTCTGGCGTATCATTTAGAACTGATTGTATTCAAACCCGATTGGAAGCGATACGGCAAACGCGCGGGGTTTATTCGAAATACCGAGATTGTAGCCCATGCAGATTGTATTCTTGCTTTTTGGGATGGACAATCTAAAGGAACGAAAGATTCAATTGATAAGGCGACTGGAGCGGGAAAAAAGGTGATTGTCGTTTATGTTTAA
- a CDS encoding helix-turn-helix transcriptional regulator yields MAKRDFIKRHLLIIELLRKRPSTYEDILHYLNNNQDQIGYQLEISQRTLQRDLKEIDSIWGIEIAYNRSKQAYEIEREEYAEDETIQRTLESFDLISALKQNRKVGKSIFLEKRKSSGSEHFNGLIHAIDNHLIIAFDHLSFSKEPSARRCVPIAIKESQNRFYLIAYDLDVKDFRNFGLERVANLVLTNERGNSPKINIEKSYQHAFGIERYEAAQKVVLQFDIQQKEYVKSLPFHHSQRIIAEDQNHFTLELFLHPTHDFLLEIMRHGPICEVIEPVMLRDLVKERVKKLAQIYQIA; encoded by the coding sequence ATGGCCAAGCGCGATTTTATAAAACGTCACTTACTCATCATCGAACTACTGCGAAAAAGACCGAGTACCTATGAGGATATCCTCCATTACCTAAATAACAACCAAGATCAAATTGGCTATCAATTGGAAATTAGTCAACGAACCCTGCAACGAGATCTAAAAGAAATTGATTCCATTTGGGGTATTGAGATTGCTTACAATCGAAGTAAGCAGGCGTATGAAATTGAACGTGAGGAATATGCAGAGGATGAAACCATTCAACGAACGCTGGAATCTTTTGATTTAATTTCCGCTTTAAAGCAAAATAGAAAAGTGGGAAAAAGCATTTTTTTAGAAAAGAGAAAATCCTCTGGAAGTGAGCATTTTAATGGCCTCATCCACGCCATAGACAACCACCTGATCATCGCCTTTGATCACTTGAGTTTTTCTAAAGAACCTAGTGCCAGACGTTGCGTACCCATAGCCATTAAAGAATCTCAAAACCGATTTTACCTAATCGCTTATGACCTTGATGTCAAAGATTTTAGGAATTTTGGACTAGAACGAGTGGCCAATTTAGTGCTCACAAACGAAAGAGGAAATAGCCCCAAAATAAACATTGAAAAGTCCTATCAACACGCTTTTGGAATCGAGCGCTACGAAGCCGCTCAAAAGGTAGTCTTGCAATTTGACATTCAACAAAAGGAGTATGTAAAATCACTGCCTTTTCATCACTCCCAGCGCATTATTGCCGAAGATCAAAACCATTTTACCTTAGAGCTTTTTCTCCATCCTACGCATGATTTTCTATTAGAGATTATGCGTCATGGCCCTATTTGTGAGGTGATTGAACCTGTTATGCTCAGAGATCTAGTAAAAGAACGCGTTAAAAAATTAGCGCAAATATATCAGATAGCGTAA